In the Sebastes fasciatus isolate fSebFas1 chromosome 20, fSebFas1.pri, whole genome shotgun sequence genome, one interval contains:
- the ndufaf8 gene encoding NADH dehydrogenase [ubiquinone] 1 alpha subcomplex assembly factor 8, with translation MSGSNPWSRSREKMRLFPELLAQCAGEAAGYGKCVAASTTGRQELRKDMCAKEFEALKTCFTNAAKKKAK, from the exons ATGTCTGGGTCTAATCCCTGGAGTCGCAGTCGAGAGAAAATGAGACTATTCCCTGAACTTCTTGCCCAATGTGCAGGAGAG GCAGCAGGGTATGGGAAGTGTGTGGCAGCTTCCACGACAGGCCGGCAGGAGCTGAGGAAGGACATGTGCGCCAAAGAATTTGAAGCACTGAAGACCTGCTTTACAAATGCA gcCAAGAAAAAAGCCAAATGA
- the tepsin gene encoding AP-4 complex accessory subunit tepsin isoform X1 has protein sequence MATFMERLAFLQKVPTLMKATADDENPCPGYLFQEIGKISHESLGCGQCLLEYLLERLQVESCFVKLKVLKIFVHLCGHGSNHFLTALRRNSTFIQQASVYSGPPDPIHGTALYQKVRNTAQEVARLLFTDAISTKDGVSPLNLAPPTMGMGSATSHRSGMQGFGYSPGKQGTAGSDSLLDKIQKAAEVVASAVLPPTEHQGIRLHDNHYRAVVVPSAPIEVAVPACAYNQPARTPKASTQRCPGQVGGGWEETDSGNSSSHNSSQDIAANSRASVDSKSAGTGSQSGASRESSGDLSERVEAMQLGDCGQEMALISRLTEGSRVFLSREESQHFIKECSILNCEVVVELLASKLQDPSNTVKMRALCAQSCLMTSDLLSLEQMFGATQRRLRQLSEGAPGPVANKATKILRQFEALTGGSAHAPRQDAANSGHQATTNQLPTSTYSDTLLPTLSADNLDHYQPDISPTRVAQPPSSPSSSPAVLAQRDSSGELMNNVDEEKLSPVLHELVQNQAEPVRTAEAKLAAEESDGSSSPQAEQPRLSRLSLFSGMELVTKGRPLCKRETPQTETTGDTLRENLTAHNSIGVSKTSYNDTPLICNSVASDSSQPVSAFSFLNF, from the exons ATGGCAACATTCATGGAGCGACTAGCTTTCCTTCAGAAA GTCCCGACTCTGATGAAGGCTACAGCAGATGATGAAAACCCCTGTCCTGGCTACCTTTTCCAAGAGATTGGAA AAATCTCCCATGAGTCTTTGGGTTGTGGTCAGTGTTTGTTGGAGTACCTTCTGGAGAGGCTGCAGGTGGAGTCTTGTTTCGTCAAACTCAAG GTGCTGAAGATCTTTGTCCATCTCTGCGGTCATGGCTCAAACCATTTCCTCACGGCGCTTAGGAGGAACTCCACCTTCATCCAGCAGGCGTCAG TTTACAGTGGCCCTCCTGATCCTATCCATGGCACAGCATTGTACCAGAAAGTGAGAAATACAGCACAG GAAGTGGCCAGGTTGCTTTTCACAGATGCAATTTCCACCAAAGACGGCGTCTCCCCGCTCAACCTAGCCCCACCAACAATGG GTATGGGCTCAGCAACTTCCCACAGGTCAGGAATGCAGGGCTTTGGATACAGTCCAGGGAAGCAAGGGACAG CAGGCAGTGACTCACTACTGGATAAGATCCAGAAAGCTGCAGAGGTAGTGGCCAGCGCTGTCCTTCCCCCAACGGAACACCAGGGCATTCGTCTCCATGACAACCATTACAGGGCCGTAGTTGTGCCGTCCGCGCCCATAGAGGTGGCCGTGCCCGCGTGCGCCTATAACCAGCCTGCTCGCACGCCAAAAG CGTCGACCCAGCGGTGCCCAGGGCAGGTAGGAGGCGGCTGGGAAGAGACCGACAGCGGCAACAGCTCCTCTCACAACTCTTCTCAGGACATCGCGGCTAACAGCAGGGCCTCTGTGGACAGCAAGTCAGCTGGTACCGGGAGCCAATCGGGGGCCAGTAGAGAGAGCAGTGGGGACCTATCGGAACG GGTGGAAGCCATGCAGTTGGGGGACTGCGGCCAGGAGATGGCGCTAATCAGCAGACTGACTGAGGGATCCCGAGTTTTCCTGTCCAGAGAGGAGAGCCAGCACTTCATCAAAGA GTGCTCCATTCTCAACTGCGAGGTCGTGGTGGAGTTGCTCGCTAGCAAGCTTCAAGATCCCTCAAACACTGTTAAGATG CGGGCACTGTGTGCTCAATCATGCctcatgacctctgacctcctctctCTGGAGCAAATGTTCGGAGCTACGCAACGGAGGCTCCGCCAGCTGAGCGAGGGGGCTCCGGGACCCGTGGCCAACAAAGCCACCAAG ATCCTGCGACAGTTTGAGGCTCTGACGGGTGGATCTGCACACGCTCCGAGGCAGGATGCAGCGAACAGCGGCCATCAGGCGACAACTAATCAGCTTCCCACATCCACATACTCAGACACTTTGCTACCAACCCTCTCTGCTGACAACCTCGACCATTATCAGCCCGACATCTCACCCACACGCGTCGCCCAACCACCATCTTCCCCCTCCTCCAGTCCGGCCGTCTTGGCCCAGAGAGACTCCTCAGGGGAGCTGATGAATAACGTTGACGAGGAGAAACTTTCTCCCGTTCTGCACGAGTTAGTGCAAAACCAGGCAGAGCCGGTCAGGACTGCTGAGGCTAAACTGGCTGCTGAAGAATCAGACGGGAGCTCTTCACCTCAAGCTGAGCAGCCCCGTCTCAGCAGACTGTCTCTGTTCAGCGGCATGGAGCTGGTGACTAAAGGAAGGCCCCTGTGTAAAAGAGAGACGCCCCAGACGGAGACGACGGGCGACACCTTAAGGGAGAACCTAACTGCGCATAACAGTATCGGCGTCAGTAAAACCAGTTACAACGACACTCCTTTAATTTGCAATTCAGTAGCATCCGACAGCAGCCAACCAGTATCGGCCTTCTCGTTTCTCAACTTTTGA
- the tepsin gene encoding AP-4 complex accessory subunit Tepsin isoform X2, whose product MATFMERLAFLQKVPTLMKATADDENPCPGYLFQEIGKISHESLGCGQCLLEYLLERLQVESCFVKLKVLKIFVHLCGHGSNHFLTALRRNSTFIQQASVYSGPPDPIHGTALYQKVRNTAQEVARLLFTDAISTKDGVSPLNLAPPTMGMGSATSHRSGMQGFGYSPGKQGTGSDSLLDKIQKAAEVVASAVLPPTEHQGIRLHDNHYRAVVVPSAPIEVAVPACAYNQPARTPKASTQRCPGQVGGGWEETDSGNSSSHNSSQDIAANSRASVDSKSAGTGSQSGASRESSGDLSERVEAMQLGDCGQEMALISRLTEGSRVFLSREESQHFIKECSILNCEVVVELLASKLQDPSNTVKMRALCAQSCLMTSDLLSLEQMFGATQRRLRQLSEGAPGPVANKATKILRQFEALTGGSAHAPRQDAANSGHQATTNQLPTSTYSDTLLPTLSADNLDHYQPDISPTRVAQPPSSPSSSPAVLAQRDSSGELMNNVDEEKLSPVLHELVQNQAEPVRTAEAKLAAEESDGSSSPQAEQPRLSRLSLFSGMELVTKGRPLCKRETPQTETTGDTLRENLTAHNSIGVSKTSYNDTPLICNSVASDSSQPVSAFSFLNF is encoded by the exons ATGGCAACATTCATGGAGCGACTAGCTTTCCTTCAGAAA GTCCCGACTCTGATGAAGGCTACAGCAGATGATGAAAACCCCTGTCCTGGCTACCTTTTCCAAGAGATTGGAA AAATCTCCCATGAGTCTTTGGGTTGTGGTCAGTGTTTGTTGGAGTACCTTCTGGAGAGGCTGCAGGTGGAGTCTTGTTTCGTCAAACTCAAG GTGCTGAAGATCTTTGTCCATCTCTGCGGTCATGGCTCAAACCATTTCCTCACGGCGCTTAGGAGGAACTCCACCTTCATCCAGCAGGCGTCAG TTTACAGTGGCCCTCCTGATCCTATCCATGGCACAGCATTGTACCAGAAAGTGAGAAATACAGCACAG GAAGTGGCCAGGTTGCTTTTCACAGATGCAATTTCCACCAAAGACGGCGTCTCCCCGCTCAACCTAGCCCCACCAACAATGG GTATGGGCTCAGCAACTTCCCACAGGTCAGGAATGCAGGGCTTTGGATACAGTCCAGGGAAGCAAGGGACAG GCAGTGACTCACTACTGGATAAGATCCAGAAAGCTGCAGAGGTAGTGGCCAGCGCTGTCCTTCCCCCAACGGAACACCAGGGCATTCGTCTCCATGACAACCATTACAGGGCCGTAGTTGTGCCGTCCGCGCCCATAGAGGTGGCCGTGCCCGCGTGCGCCTATAACCAGCCTGCTCGCACGCCAAAAG CGTCGACCCAGCGGTGCCCAGGGCAGGTAGGAGGCGGCTGGGAAGAGACCGACAGCGGCAACAGCTCCTCTCACAACTCTTCTCAGGACATCGCGGCTAACAGCAGGGCCTCTGTGGACAGCAAGTCAGCTGGTACCGGGAGCCAATCGGGGGCCAGTAGAGAGAGCAGTGGGGACCTATCGGAACG GGTGGAAGCCATGCAGTTGGGGGACTGCGGCCAGGAGATGGCGCTAATCAGCAGACTGACTGAGGGATCCCGAGTTTTCCTGTCCAGAGAGGAGAGCCAGCACTTCATCAAAGA GTGCTCCATTCTCAACTGCGAGGTCGTGGTGGAGTTGCTCGCTAGCAAGCTTCAAGATCCCTCAAACACTGTTAAGATG CGGGCACTGTGTGCTCAATCATGCctcatgacctctgacctcctctctCTGGAGCAAATGTTCGGAGCTACGCAACGGAGGCTCCGCCAGCTGAGCGAGGGGGCTCCGGGACCCGTGGCCAACAAAGCCACCAAG ATCCTGCGACAGTTTGAGGCTCTGACGGGTGGATCTGCACACGCTCCGAGGCAGGATGCAGCGAACAGCGGCCATCAGGCGACAACTAATCAGCTTCCCACATCCACATACTCAGACACTTTGCTACCAACCCTCTCTGCTGACAACCTCGACCATTATCAGCCCGACATCTCACCCACACGCGTCGCCCAACCACCATCTTCCCCCTCCTCCAGTCCGGCCGTCTTGGCCCAGAGAGACTCCTCAGGGGAGCTGATGAATAACGTTGACGAGGAGAAACTTTCTCCCGTTCTGCACGAGTTAGTGCAAAACCAGGCAGAGCCGGTCAGGACTGCTGAGGCTAAACTGGCTGCTGAAGAATCAGACGGGAGCTCTTCACCTCAAGCTGAGCAGCCCCGTCTCAGCAGACTGTCTCTGTTCAGCGGCATGGAGCTGGTGACTAAAGGAAGGCCCCTGTGTAAAAGAGAGACGCCCCAGACGGAGACGACGGGCGACACCTTAAGGGAGAACCTAACTGCGCATAACAGTATCGGCGTCAGTAAAACCAGTTACAACGACACTCCTTTAATTTGCAATTCAGTAGCATCCGACAGCAGCCAACCAGTATCGGCCTTCTCGTTTCTCAACTTTTGA
- the LOC141758370 gene encoding uncharacterized protein LOC141758370, giving the protein MLTDSRKRHHSCDSEEDQQLSAQAKRSGGGPSLLVSDLDSESSSSDSSNGISSPERAIVATTRPCIHSQNNRITQYSLSPKPEDSGSSLQHGFHGDGSSASYDCINRVLREAHFSSLQTRGRPGST; this is encoded by the exons ATGCTGACTGACAGCAG gaAACGACACCATAGctgtgacagtgaggaggacCAACAGCTGAGTGCTCAGGCCAAGAGGTCAGGAGGGGGTCCCAGCCTGCTTGTGTCAGATTTGGATTCAGAG tcttCCAGCAGCGACAGCAGTAACGGGATCAGTAGTCCGGAGAGAGCAATAGTGGCCACCACCAGGCCGTGCATACACAGCCAGAACAACCGCATCACCCAGTACTCCCTCAGCCCAAAGCCTGAAGACTCTGGTAGCTCCTTGCAGCATGGTTTCCATGGCGACGGCAGCAGTGCCTCTTACGACTGCATCAACAGAGTCCTGAGGGAGGCGCACTTCAGCAGTCTGCAGACCAGAGGGCGTCCGGGCTCGACATGA
- the amz2 gene encoding archaemetzincin-2 → MRVIQHSAETLQTALVSNRQDLTELYSKYTKEERHFLEEGFHPGQPGSLFQPITVHSDSDWISAHPEKPQDFESFYRKMSRKTPNASHNTIYIQTIGSFGEAGAQTDQYVEWLREYCQTFFCGLSVKLLPAVTVAETGCSFRVNFSSHNLQILTGDLLQFLSNRKPKDAFCIVGITMIDLYPEDSWNFVFGEASLSMGMGVFSFARYDDNFYSRSYAGELQLKPGDYSVFDGYYTPPITSTLLLRSCKTMTHEIGHMFGIKHCQWLSCVMQGSNHLEESDRRPLDFCPVCLRKLQVAIGFKIAERYKALLHWIEGDQSHTSRPEEASAFQSVLHFPKPTEAFQTSRLWLRGCLDILEEKR, encoded by the exons ATGAGGGTGATCCAGCACTCTGCAGAGACACTGCAAACAGCTTTGGTTTCCAATCGTCAGGACTTGACTGAACTTTACAGCAAGTACACAAAAGAggaaagacattttttggaggagGGATTCCACCCTGGGCAGCCAGGTTCCCTTTTCCAACCCATCACAGTGCACTCTGACTCAGACTGGATCTCCGCTCACCCTGAGAAGCCTCAAGACTTTGAGAGCTTCTACAGAAAAATGTCCCGCAAGACCCCCAATGCAAGCCACAATACTATTTATATTCAAACCATAG GTTCCTTTGGAGAGGCGGGGGCCCAGACAGACCAGTATGTGGAGTGGCTCAGAGAATACTGCCAGACCTTCTTCTGTGGGCTTTCTGTCAAGTTGCTACCGGCAGTTACTGTGGCTGAAACAGGATGCTCTTTCAGGGTTAACTTTAGCTCGCACAACCTTCAGATCCTCACTG GTGACCTGCTACAATTCCTGTCGAATAGGAAACCAAAAGATGCTTTTTGTATCGTTGGAATCACAATGATTGACCTCTACCCCGAAGACTCCTGGAACTTTGTCTTTGGAGAGGCTTCGCTCAGTATGG GAATGGGTGTTTTCAGCTTTGCCAGATATGATGACAACTTCTACAGCCGAAGTTATGCCGGTGAGCTTCAGCTAAAGCCGGGAGACTACTctgtgtttgatggttattacACTCCCCCCATCACCAGCACCCTGCTGCTTCGATCATGCAAG ACAATGACCCATGAGATTGGCCATATGTTTGGAATCAAGCATTGCCAGTGGTTGAGCTGTGTCATGCAGGGCTCCAACCACCTGGAGGAGTCAGATCGTAGACCGCTGGATTTCTGTCCCGTCTGTCTTCGCAAGCTACAGGTCGCTATCGGCTTCAAAATAGCGGAAAGATACAAG GCCTTACTGCACTGGATAGAGGGGGATCAGAGTCACACATCCAGACCAGAGGAGGCCTCTGCCTTTCAGTCTGTGCTCCACTTTCCCAAACCCACTGAAGCCTTTCAGACATCCAGACTGTGGCTCCGCGGGTGCCTCGACATACTGGAGGAAAAAAGATGA